The Rhizobium indicum sequence TCGCGGGAGTTGATCGCAAGGTTGAGCAGTGCGTTCTCGATCTGGGTCGGATCGGCGAAGGTGTTCCAAAGGCCGCCGGAGACCATGGTCTCGACTTCGATCTCCTCGCCGAGCGCGCGGCGCAGCATGTCGTCCATGCCGGTGACGAGACGGCCGATGTTGATGACCTTCGGTTCCAGCGGCTGGCGGCGGCCGAAGGCGAGCAGCTGGCTTGCCAGCCGCGAGCCGCGTTCGACGGCGGCAAGCGCGTTGGAAATGCGTTCCTTACCCCGGCCGCTATCTGCCACATCCTTGCCGAGAAGCTGCAGATTGCCTGAGATCACCTGCAGCAGATTGTTGAAGTCATGGGCGACTCCGCCGGTGAGCTTGCCGATCGATTCCATCTTCTGCGACTGCTGGAGTGCTGCTTCGGCCTGCTGGCGTTCGGCGATCTCGGCCGCGACGCGGACCTCGAGCATTTCGTTGAGTTTCCGCAGCTGATCTTCCATGTCGCGGCGCTGGTCGATTTCGACTTTAGCGGCACGGAAGAGCCGGATATTGTCGATCGCGACGGCCGATTGGCCGGCGAGGCTGACGAGGCTCGCCTCGGCCGCTTCGGAAAAACGGCCGGGCTGGCCGTGACCGAAGAACAAGCCGCCGATGACGCTTCCGTCGCGTGATTTCACCGGCACGGCAAGATAGCTTCTGACCGGCAGATGCCCCTTCGGCATGCCTGAGTGCGGCGTATTCTGCCCGTAGCGCGGGTCGAGCAGGATGTCGTCGGAGCGCACGATGCCTTCGCCGTCGAAGGTCGGCGCGAAGACCTTGGTATTGCGCGGCATCGGGAATTTCTCGAAGTTCTTCCGATCGACACCGGAGAGCGCATAGAGCATGTAGCTGCCGCCCTCGCCATCGTCGACATTGTAGAAGAAGGCGCCGAATTCGGCGCCGGTCAGCGTCACGCCGGCATCGACGACAATCTGGGTGAGGCGTTCGACACTGGGCTCGGCGGTGACCGCGGCACCCGCCCGGTTGACGACCGCAAGCGCCTCCGATTTCGCGCGCAATTCTTCCAGCGCCGTCTGTTCGCCGCGCTTGGCCGACACCTGGTCGCTGACATCAAGGGCCGCGCAGAGGATGCCGGCGACCTTGCCGTCATCGTCGCGCAGCGGCGTGTAGGAGAAGGTGAACCAGGTGTCCTCGGTGCGGCCGTCGCGGCGCATCGGAATGAGCAGCTCTTTGAAGAGCTGCGAGCTGCCTTCCAGTGTGCTGGCGACGATCGGCGAAAACTGTTCCCAGATATCCGCCCAGACCTCGCGGAAGGGTCTTCCGAGTGCGTCGGGATGGCGCTGCGGGAAAACAGGCACGTAGGCGTCATTGTAAAGAAAAGCGAGCTCTGGACCCCAGGCGACGAATTTGGGCTGGCGGGAATTCAACACCATTTCGGCGATATGCTTGAGAGACGCAGGCCAGCTTTCGACCGGACCGAGACCAACGGCGTGGAAAGCCGGATGCCGTAACAATTCGCCGATTTCGCCGCCGCCTCTCGGCCAGCCGTTCCCGACGCTTCCCATTCAAAATCGCTTCCTTGTCGTCCGCGCACCGGTGTAGCTGGCCACCTCGGGGGTCAGCCCTTCCAAACCGTCAACATAGAGGCTTCCGATAGGAGGGAAAGGGCGCGGTCGAAATATCCTTAACTGCCGGGCGTTCCACACTTTTAGCAGTCAGCGGACGGCCGCCTACAGGCTGTTATTTTCGATAGAGTTTCTGCGATGCGGCGAAGGCGCGGCCGATGTAGACGGAGACCAGTTGCACCGGTGCGCGCGGATCGCGGAAAACCAGCCCGACGAGATTGTCGACGACAAGGATGAACCCGAGCGCGAGACCGAGGTAGAGTAGCGCGGCGATGATGAGGAGCGACATCTCCATCCCTCACACGATCGCAGTCGACACGCGGTTGCTGGCTAAAAAGAGGATTTCGGTATGACCGTCGTTCATGGCAACTTCCTCGTCCCGCCATAAACAGTCATCGTATCTTCTTGTTCCCCGTTATCGGGGCAAGGCTCAACTTTTTTTGGAAACCTCAAAGCTTGCAGCGTCATCCGGCCTCTGTTCACCCCCGCATGGAAGCCCACCCCTGCAATTCAATATCGCACAACCAATTCAGGCATATGACAAAAAGGATCAAGGGCGTCGAGTCGACGCCCTTTTTAATCGAGATGCTCAGTATTCTAGTGTTCAGGACGCGGTCTTGCGGCTCGCGGTGCGCTTCGGCGCCGGCGTGACCACGCCATTCGTCTTGGCGCCCGTCGCAGTGCGCTTCGCCTTGGGCTTGACCTCTTTGCCGTTGGGAGACGCAGCCGAGCCCTCGAGCGCGTCGCGCTCGTGTCGTGCCTGTTCCCAATGGATGGACTCTCGCCCTGTCGGATAACCCTCTTCTTCCCAGAGGGTGTATGCACGTTTTTTGATCCACTGTTCCCGAGTTTCTGCCATCGCTGATCTCCAGTCACATGATGCCGTCGTTCGAACGCGATACTTCTTGGATGGTTCCAGAGGAGGGGAGCTCTTTCAAGCGAAATCGCGCCGCAACCTGAAATATTTCGCATCGCAGCATATTAGGGTTGAGAATCGGCACTCATGCGGGCCGAAACGCCGCCGCCTTGTGCAGATCTGAGACGAAATCCCGGCGCTGCTCCGCCTCGTCGCGGATGCGCAAGCGGTTTTCCGGATGCAGGATATGGCCGCGCTCCGGCGTCAGCTTCACCTTCGGCCCGAGCAGCGCATAAAGCGCGGTAGCACCGAGCGTGACGACGAGCTTCGGCTGCAGGATGCTGAGCTCGGCGCCGAGCCACCAGGCGCAACGCCTGATCTCGCCGGCATTCGGTTTGCAGCCGCCGTTTGCCGCGCGGCGTGAACTTGAAGTGCTTGACGGCATCCGCCACTTCGAGCGCCAAGGCCGGACCGACGTTTGCGGCTATGTTCATGATGGCGATCCTCAGTCTCCTCGGGATCAATCGATCCGTGCCGGCATCGTTCCCGCAATGGAATGGGCAGCGCGCTTTCAAATGGACAGGAGGGGGATAGCTTTCGGCGCATTCGCGCGGTCCCGGGCCGGCAAAATGGTCACGGCGAAAAAATTCGCGTCATGGGAGAGCGGCGGCGCGATTGAACGCCGGCGTTTCGCGGCTATATTGGCCAGCGATGTTCTATCTCCTGTCGACCTACTGGCCGCATATCCTCTTTGTCGTCTCGATCGCCATGGGGGCCGCGGCGGCGATCCATGCCGCCATGACCAAGGAGGAAGTGCGTGCCGCGATCGGCTGGGTCGGCGTTATCATTCTGTCTCCGATCATCGGCGCGGTACTCTATGCGATTGCCGGCATCAACCGCATCCGCCGCAAATCGTTGAGCGTCCGCCGTGACGCGCTGCTGCTTGCGGCCGAATTCGACGAGTTGGAGACCTTCGACGCCGAGGCAGAGACGGTGATCAGTCAGTTCGGCCGCCGCTTTGCGGCGCTGCAGACGCTGGGCGACCGGGTGACGCGCAATCCGCTGACTTCAGGCAATACGATCGATGTGCTGGAAACCGGCGACGAGGCCTATGCGGCGATGAAGACCGCCATCGACGAGGCAACGCGCAGCATCCTGCTTGAAACCTATATTTTCGACCGCGACGCTGTCGGTCTTCGCATCGCCGATGCGCTGATTGCGGCGGTCAGGCGTGGTGTGGAGGTCCGGGTGCTGATCGACGCGGTCGGTGCGCGTTATTCGGTGCCGAGCATTCTCGGCCATCTGAGGGAAGGCGGCGTCACGGTTGCCGTCTTCAACGGCAATGTCATCATGGGCTTGCGGCTGCCCTATGCCAATCTGCGCACCCACCGCAAGATCCTGATCGTCGACGGGAAAATTGCGCTGACGGGCGGAATGAACATCAGGGCGGGCTTCAGCGAGGAGGCAACAGGCGAGAGCTTTGCCCACGACACGCATTTCAGCGTCACCGGCCCTGTCGTGGCCGACCTTTTCGACCTCGCCGCCGAAGACTGGCGCTTCTCCACGCAGGAGTTGTTGAACGACGAGCCCTGGCGCATCGAACCGCCGCAGCGCAGCCCCGGCGATCCCATCCTGATGCGCGTCGTCGCCTCCGGCCCGGACCGCAGCGTCGAGACCAACCATAAGATGCTGATGGGCGCCTTTTCCGTGGCGCGCCAATCGATCCGCATCATGTCGCCCTATTTCCTGCCGGACCGTGAACTCATCAGCGCCCTGGTGACGGCGGCGCGGCGCGGCGTCGAAGTCGATATCGTCGTGCCTGCGGTCAACAACCTCGTGCTGGTCGACCGGGCGATGACGGCGCAATTCGACCAGATCCTCAAGAACTACTGCCGCATCTGGCGCTCCACCGGCAGCTTCAGCCATTCGAAGCTGCTGACGATCGACGGCACCTGGGCCTATGTCGGCTCTTCCAATCTCGACCCGCGCTCGCTGCGGCTGAATTTCGAGGTCGATCTCGAAGTGCTGAACGAGGGCTTCGCCGCCGAGATCGACGAGCATATCGAGGAAACCTTGAAAACGGCAACGCCGGTGACGCTTGAGGGGCTGCAGGCGCGACCCTTCGCGGTGCGGCTGCTCGAGAAGGTGCTATGGCTGGGGTCGCCCTATCTCTGACGGATTTTTTGTGATCGGACGTGGCAAGTTCGGCTTGCCTGCATATACTGCTGAGACAAGCCTTTTCGATCAACGGAACAAGTGCGCCTGCCGATG is a genomic window containing:
- a CDS encoding DUF2934 domain-containing protein, which codes for MAETREQWIKKRAYTLWEEEGYPTGRESIHWEQARHERDALEGSAASPNGKEVKPKAKRTATGAKTNGVVTPAPKRTASRKTAS
- a CDS encoding phospholipase D-like domain-containing protein, which encodes MFYLLSTYWPHILFVVSIAMGAAAAIHAAMTKEEVRAAIGWVGVIILSPIIGAVLYAIAGINRIRRKSLSVRRDALLLAAEFDELETFDAEAETVISQFGRRFAALQTLGDRVTRNPLTSGNTIDVLETGDEAYAAMKTAIDEATRSILLETYIFDRDAVGLRIADALIAAVRRGVEVRVLIDAVGARYSVPSILGHLREGGVTVAVFNGNVIMGLRLPYANLRTHRKILIVDGKIALTGGMNIRAGFSEEATGESFAHDTHFSVTGPVVADLFDLAAEDWRFSTQELLNDEPWRIEPPQRSPGDPILMRVVASGPDRSVETNHKMLMGAFSVARQSIRIMSPYFLPDRELISALVTAARRGVEVDIVVPAVNNLVLVDRAMTAQFDQILKNYCRIWRSTGSFSHSKLLTIDGTWAYVGSSNLDPRSLRLNFEVDLEVLNEGFAAEIDEHIEETLKTATPVTLEGLQARPFAVRLLEKVLWLGSPYL
- a CDS encoding hybrid sensor histidine kinase/response regulator; translation: MGSVGNGWPRGGGEIGELLRHPAFHAVGLGPVESWPASLKHIAEMVLNSRQPKFVAWGPELAFLYNDAYVPVFPQRHPDALGRPFREVWADIWEQFSPIVASTLEGSSQLFKELLIPMRRDGRTEDTWFTFSYTPLRDDDGKVAGILCAALDVSDQVSAKRGEQTALEELRAKSEALAVVNRAGAAVTAEPSVERLTQIVVDAGVTLTGAEFGAFFYNVDDGEGGSYMLYALSGVDRKNFEKFPMPRNTKVFAPTFDGEGIVRSDDILLDPRYGQNTPHSGMPKGHLPVRSYLAVPVKSRDGSVIGGLFFGHGQPGRFSEAAEASLVSLAGQSAVAIDNIRLFRAAKVEIDQRRDMEDQLRKLNEMLEVRVAAEIAERQQAEAALQQSQKMESIGKLTGGVAHDFNNLLQVISGNLQLLGKDVADSGRGKERISNALAAVERGSRLASQLLAFGRRQPLEPKVINIGRLVTGMDDMLRRALGEEIEVETMVSGGLWNTFADPTQIENALLNLAINSRDAMDGAGKLTIEVGNAFLDDSYSRTHPEVTAGQYVVLAVSDTGSGMTQEVMEQAFEPFFSTKPEGKGTGLGLSMVYGFVKQSGGHVKIYSEIGEGTTVKLYLTRSFRSEDRVTAADSVPAAGGTETILVAEDDEGVRVTVVEMLSDLGYYVLKAKDAQSALTVIESGAHIDLLFTDVVMPGPLRSPELARMARERLPDIAVLYTSGYTENSIVHGGRLDPGLELLSKPYTREELARKIRHVLTIRTQRRQGASNVAVAVPKHPEIAREKLKLLLVEDDAFIRMDTAEILQDLGYDVIEADSGERGVEILGHTIVDIIVADVGLPGMSGQVFAAKAREAFPSVGLVFATGNSSLPDANRLPGSVLLSKPFSSTALDQAVKNAVQQRPGA